In one window of Haloprofundus halophilus DNA:
- a CDS encoding DUF6036 family nucleotidyltransferase, giving the protein MRARFDSSYIRSELERIGQQLDNPLTVFLIGGGSMAFRGLKETTKDIDLIVSSGDDLSQLQAVLLELGYDIVREPDEEYEELGAQRILENDDGCRIDVFNQQVIGKLILSPGIRERSERYLDPGNLVVELVSPEDIFLFKAVAGRADDIEDMFSLMQTGLEFDVVEAELETQVELLEQELFVTYVNGALTDLTEQHNVTTPLHDPVAEVTERVYEELEVLHALEEPKSVADLHQELDWPAADVQEIVRRLEEKDAVAVTDRHVERRSTTI; this is encoded by the coding sequence ATGAGGGCGCGATTCGATAGCTCATACATCCGCTCAGAACTCGAGCGCATCGGCCAGCAGCTGGACAATCCACTCACCGTCTTCTTGATTGGCGGTGGGTCGATGGCGTTTCGCGGACTCAAAGAGACGACCAAAGATATCGACCTCATCGTCTCCTCCGGCGACGATCTGAGTCAGCTACAGGCGGTGCTCCTCGAACTGGGATATGATATCGTCCGGGAACCGGACGAAGAGTACGAAGAACTCGGTGCCCAGCGCATCCTCGAGAACGATGATGGGTGTCGCATCGACGTCTTCAACCAGCAAGTGATTGGCAAGCTGATTCTCTCTCCAGGGATTCGTGAGCGGAGCGAACGGTATCTCGACCCAGGGAATCTCGTGGTCGAACTCGTGAGTCCAGAAGACATCTTTCTGTTCAAAGCGGTCGCAGGTCGGGCAGACGACATCGAGGATATGTTTTCGTTGATGCAGACCGGCCTCGAGTTCGACGTCGTCGAAGCGGAACTCGAGACGCAGGTCGAACTCTTGGAGCAAGAACTGTTCGTGACGTACGTGAACGGAGCGTTGACTGATCTCACCGAGCAACACAACGTGACGACACCGTTGCATGATCCTGTCGCGGAGGTCACCGAACGCGTCTACGAGGAACTCGAAGTGCTGCACGCGCTCGAGGAACCGAAATCGGTGGCTGACCTGCACCAGGAACTCGACTGGCCCGCAGCGGACGTACAGGAGATTGTGAGACGTCTGGAAGAGAAAGACGCAGTCGCGGTAACCGATAGGCACGTAGAACGTCGCTCAACGACGATTTAA
- a CDS encoding winged helix-turn-helix domain-containing protein — translation MLTEGEVRTLTALHGEQTVSELATNLDRSLSYTSELVERLETAGLVETRRQGKTKQIRLSDAKALELLTDLTQQYSHIDWPELLSGAALRVCYFLDTPRTATELACRADIHRSTVHRALAPFQHRGVIYQTDDGAYALNDGFEQLSAFARELAHHAHRQTVEEQTDTYTILWESLDEFLVQTGTEVSDEHFIPTGPDQFQRYGLPLLARDRRYYLYSKATSELSPEMLCCHMLVIDSGARTRSYCLLLLSHVDVDRDELRTQATKYGVDHVVDELCTYLDTSGDQRTSRLPEWEDFQELTEEYGVTP, via the coding sequence ATGCTCACAGAAGGCGAGGTTCGCACCCTCACTGCTCTCCATGGTGAGCAGACAGTCTCTGAACTCGCGACGAATCTCGATCGGAGTCTCAGCTACACCTCAGAACTCGTCGAACGGCTCGAAACGGCTGGCCTCGTCGAGACACGTCGACAGGGGAAAACAAAGCAGATTCGACTATCGGACGCGAAGGCACTCGAGTTACTCACGGACCTTACGCAGCAGTATTCACATATCGACTGGCCGGAGCTGTTGTCAGGGGCAGCCCTCCGTGTGTGCTACTTCCTCGATACCCCACGGACCGCGACTGAGCTCGCATGCCGCGCCGACATCCACAGAAGCACAGTCCACCGTGCGCTTGCCCCGTTTCAGCACCGCGGAGTCATCTACCAGACCGACGACGGGGCGTACGCACTGAACGACGGCTTCGAACAGTTGAGTGCATTCGCTCGTGAGCTTGCCCATCACGCCCACCGCCAGACTGTCGAAGAACAGACCGACACCTACACGATTCTCTGGGAGTCTCTAGACGAGTTCCTTGTGCAGACGGGGACTGAGGTCAGCGACGAACACTTCATCCCGACAGGGCCAGACCAATTTCAGCGATATGGTCTTCCACTCTTGGCACGTGACCGTCGGTATTACCTCTATTCGAAGGCGACGAGCGAGCTCTCCCCGGAGATGTTGTGCTGTCACATGCTCGTGATCGATTCGGGCGCACGGACCCGGTCATACTGCCTACTCTTGCTCAGTCACGTCGACGTCGACCGCGACGAACTCCGAACCCAAGCCACCAAGTACGGCGTCGACCACGTCGTCGACGAACTCTGCACGTATCTCGACACCAGCGGTGACCAGCGAACGTCTCGACTTCCCGAGTGGGAGGACTTCCAGGAACTCACTGAGGAGTACGGGGTGACGCCATGA